The Ascochyta rabiei chromosome 5, complete sequence genome has a segment encoding these proteins:
- a CDS encoding Glucan 1,3-beta-glucosidase, which produces MFISSVSAVLSLCAAALAAPTERRGVAFDWGSEKIRGVNIGGWLVLEPLHSWITPSLFDKANQGRPRNDIVDEYTLGEKLGHDAALQVLREHWNTFATYQDFKKIKDAGFNVVRIPIGYWAYDTFGSPYVDGASVYIDAAIDWSRGLGLKIVIDLHGAPGSQNGYDNSGQRLDVPQWQSGDTVKQTLQVLKTVSDQYAQPKYQDVIVGIQLLNEPAMYFDNISEDVTRQFYRDGFGQVRDTSDTTVILHDGFIRPNEWNGFLTPSDNNAQNVALDHHEYQIFNNDLIQLKPSQHNHKVCDLADAYGGADKWTFVGEWTGAMTDCAKYLNGLGRGARYDGSYLGSPYQGDCGFANDVSQWSQSNKDDTRKYIETQISAFEAKTQGWFFWNFKTENAFEWDALALIDAGVFPPIRNGQVEYQFPKVCTNFY; this is translated from the exons ATGTTTATCTCATCTGTGAGTGCGGTGCTATCACTATGTGCTGCTGCACTTGCGGCGCCAAC GGAGAGGCGTGGCGTTGCCTTCGATTGGGGAAGTGAGAAGATCCGTGGAGTCAATATTGGAGGCTGGCTGGTTCTGGAACC GCTGCACAGCTGGATCACACCTTCTCTATTTGACAAGGCCAACCAGGGGCGTCCTCGGAACGACATCGTTGACGAATATACA TTGGGCGAGAAGCTCGGTCATGATGCGGCTCTTCAGGTGCTCAGGGAACACTGGAACACTTTCGCGACATATCAGGACTTCAAGAAGATTAAAGATGCCGGCTTCAACGTTGTTCGGATACCGATTGGCTATTGGGCGTACGACACTTTCGGCTCACCATATGTGGATGGTGCAAGCGTGTACATTGACGCTGCCATTGACTGGTCAAGAGGACTAGGTCTCAAGATTGTCATCGACCTCCACGGCGCGCCTGGCTCGCAGAACGGTTACGATAACTCGGGCCAGCGCCTCGATGTTCCTCAATGGCAGTCTGGTGACACGGTGAAACAGACACTGCAGGTGCTCAAGACCGTCTCCGACCAATACGCACAGCCGAAATATCAGGACGTCATTGTTGGCATTCAGCTCCTGAATGAACCAGCCATGTACTTCGACAACATCAGTGAGGACGTGACTCGCCAATTTTACAGGGATGGATTTGGCCAGGTTCGCGACACCTCAGACACGACCGTCATTCTGCACGACGGTTTCATCCGACCGAACGAGTGGAATGGGTTCTTGACGCCGTCAGACAACAACGCGCAAAACGTAGCTCTGGATCACCACGAGTATCAGATCTTCAACAACGACCTCATCCAACTGAAGCCCTCTCAGCACAACCACAAAGTATGCGATCTCGCTGATGCGTATGGAGGCGCCGACAAGTGGACTTTCGTTGGCGAATGGACAGGCGCAATGACCGACTGCGCAAAGTACCTAAACGGGCTGGGACGCGGTGCAAGGTATGATGGTTCCTACCTGGGCAGTCCGTACCAGGGCGACTGCGGCTTTGCGAACGACGTCAGCCAGTGGTCGCAGAGCAACAAAGACGACACGCGCAAGTACATTGAGACACAGATCTCAGCCTTCGAGGCAAAGACGCAAGGCTGGTTTTTCTGGAACTTCAAGACGGAGAATGCATTCGAGTGGGATGCGCTTGCGCTCATCGACGCGGGTGTTTTTCCGCCGATTCGCAATGGGCAGGTAGAGTACCAGTTCCCCAAGGTCTGTACAAACTTCTACTAG
- a CDS encoding D-xylulose reductase: protein MRFAAAPGPPNTAGALSKYFRVAEDFVYKLPAGVGLQEAGLVEPLSVVVHAVRLADVRPGETVVVMGSGTIGLLVAAVARQFGAHQIVVIDILEKKSPEEDAKRLLKEFDLEEFGIGTVGGKVDTVIETSGAASSINMGIRLLRPGGKYVQMGVGKAKIEFPIVALSNKQLMFRGCFRYDAGDYELAVKLIAKGLVQVKPLISSVTLFEDATKAWEKTENGEGIENSIEDVKD from the exons ATGCGGTTCGCGGCTGCTCCTGGCCCGCCGAATACGGCGGGGGCGCTGAGCAAGTACTTCCGCGTTGCTGAGGACTTTGTGTATAAGCTGCCTGCGGGGGTCGGGTTACAGGAAGCAGGGCTGGTCGAGCCGTTGAGTGTCGTGGTGCATGCTGTGAGGCTGGCGGATGTGAGGCCCGGGGAGACGGTGGTTGTGATGGGGAGTGGGACGATTGGGTTGCTTGTGGCGGCTGTGGCGAGGCAGTTTGGCGCGCATCAGATCGTCGTTATTGATATTCTTGAGAAAAA GAGCCCGGAGGAGGATGCAAAAAGGTTGTTGAAGGAGTTTGATTTGGAGGAGTTCGGTATTGGTACTGTCGGCGGTAAGGTGGATACTGTGATTGAGACATCCGGCGCTGCATCGAGTATCAACATGGGCATACGTTTGTTGAGACCTGGAGGCAAGTACGTGCAGATGGGTGTGGGAAAGGCGAAGATTGAGTTTCCAATTGTGGCGCTGAGCAACAAGCAGTTGATGTTCAGAGGCTGCTTCAGATACGATGCGGGAGACTATGAGTTGGCAGTCAAGTTGATTGCAAAGGGTCTTGTGCAGGTGAAGCCTCTAATCAGTTCGGTGACGCTGTTCGAGGATGCTACAAAAGCTTGGGAGAAGACGGAAAACGGGGAAGGCATCGAGAACTCGATTGAGGACGTAAAGGATTGA